The Streptomyces camelliae genome window below encodes:
- a CDS encoding trypsin-like serine peptidase, whose amino-acid sequence MRSIRPSFTVRRGRGTRRTSSSLAAVALVSALAMTATACNGDDNADSKPSASAAAAGDGKIRIPDDLKQKLKEHGIDIDKWKNGAWKNWNKQDWLREANDFVNPIIKGLWDPDRMRHANDPTKGVNDNDISGDQGVTDPTPQPVKAQAVAAPYHVNAATSGKVFFDSPEGHMVCSGTVVEDPAHPGKSNLVWTAGHCVHAGKNGGWYRNMAFVPSYNNSAKSLDQLQSASKSQIAPFGVWWADAAQTSQQWIDNGGETGGSGASYDYAVIHVTPEQGNGGKSLEETVGGALPVNFNAPAVPKVNRITASGYPEAAPFDGQLLYQCTDKPGRLSIQKSDPTMYRIGCTMTAGSSGGGWVETGADGKPALVSNTSIGPVSSGWLAGPRFGDVAKGVYQSVSKKFAGQ is encoded by the coding sequence ATGCGATCCATACGGCCGTCGTTCACCGTTCGGCGAGGGAGGGGCACCCGCCGCACCTCCAGCTCGCTCGCGGCGGTCGCCCTCGTCTCGGCGCTGGCGATGACCGCCACCGCCTGCAACGGCGACGACAACGCCGACAGCAAGCCGTCCGCCTCCGCGGCCGCGGCCGGCGACGGCAAGATCAGGATCCCGGACGACCTGAAGCAGAAGCTGAAGGAGCACGGGATCGATATCGACAAGTGGAAGAACGGCGCCTGGAAGAACTGGAACAAGCAGGACTGGCTGCGCGAGGCCAACGACTTCGTCAACCCGATCATCAAGGGTCTGTGGGACCCGGACCGGATGCGTCACGCCAACGACCCGACCAAGGGCGTCAACGACAACGACATCTCCGGCGACCAGGGCGTGACGGACCCCACCCCGCAGCCGGTGAAGGCGCAGGCGGTGGCGGCGCCGTACCACGTGAACGCGGCCACGTCGGGCAAGGTGTTCTTCGACTCCCCCGAGGGCCACATGGTGTGCTCGGGCACGGTCGTGGAGGACCCCGCACACCCGGGCAAGTCCAACCTGGTCTGGACGGCGGGTCACTGTGTGCACGCCGGCAAGAACGGCGGCTGGTACCGCAACATGGCCTTCGTGCCGTCGTACAACAACTCCGCCAAGTCGCTCGACCAGCTGCAGAGCGCCAGCAAGTCCCAGATCGCGCCCTTCGGCGTCTGGTGGGCCGACGCTGCACAGACCTCGCAGCAGTGGATCGACAACGGCGGTGAGACCGGCGGCTCGGGTGCCTCGTACGACTACGCGGTGATCCATGTGACGCCGGAGCAGGGCAACGGCGGCAAGTCGCTGGAGGAGACGGTCGGCGGGGCGCTGCCGGTGAACTTCAACGCCCCGGCGGTGCCGAAGGTGAACCGCATCACCGCGTCCGGTTACCCGGAGGCGGCTCCGTTCGACGGGCAGCTGCTCTACCAGTGCACGGACAAGCCGGGTCGGCTGTCCATCCAGAAGTCCGACCCGACGATGTACCGGATCGGCTGCACGATGACCGCCGGCTCCTCCGGAGGGGGCTGGGTGGAGACCGGTGCGGACGGCAAGCCCGCGCTGGTTTCCAACACGTCGATCGGTCCGGTGTCGTCGGGCTGGCTGGCCGGGCCGCGGTTCGGTGATGTGGCCAAGGGTGTGTATCAGTCCGTCAGCAAGAAGTTCGCTGGGCAGTAA
- the hflX gene encoding GTPase HflX yields the protein MTSSSSPSQETKRLAHAYPEGLRADALMEEDVAWSYEIDGDRDGEQFDRSERAALRRVAGLSTELEDVTEVEYRQLRLERVVLVGVWTTGTAQDADNSLAELAALAETAGALVLDGVIQRRDKPDAATYIGSGKAVELRDIVLETGADTVICDGELSPGQLIQLEDVVKVKVIDRTALILDIFAQHAKSREGKAQVALAQMQYMLPRLRGWGQSLSRQMGGGRGGLATRGPGETKIETDRRRIREKMARMRREIAEMKTGRDLKRQERRRNKVPSVAIAGYTNAGKSSLLNRLTGAGVLVENALFATLDPTVRRAETPSGRLYTLADTVGFVRHLPHHLVEAFRSTMEEVGDSDLILHVVDGSHPNPEEQLAAVREVIRDVGATDVPEIVVINKADAADPLVLQRLLRVEKRSLAVSARTGQGIEELLTLLDQELPRPAVEIEALVPYTHGKLVARAHAEGEVISEQHTAEGTLLKVRVHEELAADLAPYVPVSAA from the coding sequence ATGACCTCCTCTTCTTCCCCTTCCCAGGAGACCAAGCGCCTCGCGCACGCCTATCCCGAGGGTCTTCGGGCCGATGCCCTGATGGAAGAGGACGTCGCCTGGAGCTACGAGATCGACGGCGATCGGGACGGCGAGCAGTTCGACCGCTCCGAGCGCGCGGCCCTGCGCCGTGTGGCGGGTCTGTCCACCGAGCTGGAGGACGTCACCGAGGTCGAGTACCGCCAGCTCCGTCTGGAGCGGGTCGTGCTCGTCGGCGTGTGGACCACCGGCACCGCCCAGGACGCCGACAACTCTCTCGCGGAGCTGGCCGCCCTCGCCGAGACCGCGGGCGCGCTCGTGCTCGACGGCGTCATCCAGCGCCGGGACAAGCCCGACGCGGCCACGTACATCGGCTCCGGCAAGGCCGTCGAGCTGCGCGACATCGTCCTTGAGACCGGCGCCGACACCGTCATCTGCGACGGTGAGCTGAGCCCCGGCCAGCTGATCCAGCTGGAGGACGTGGTCAAGGTCAAGGTCATCGACCGTACGGCCCTGATCCTGGACATCTTCGCCCAGCACGCCAAGTCCCGCGAGGGCAAGGCGCAGGTTGCGCTCGCCCAGATGCAGTACATGCTGCCGAGGCTGCGCGGCTGGGGCCAGTCGCTGTCCCGGCAGATGGGTGGCGGTCGCGGCGGCCTCGCCACGCGTGGCCCCGGTGAGACCAAGATCGAGACGGACCGGCGCCGGATCCGCGAGAAGATGGCGCGGATGCGCCGGGAGATCGCGGAGATGAAGACCGGCCGCGACCTCAAGCGCCAGGAGCGCCGGCGCAACAAGGTGCCGTCCGTCGCCATCGCGGGCTACACCAACGCCGGCAAGTCCTCCCTGCTCAACCGCCTCACGGGCGCCGGCGTCCTGGTCGAGAACGCCCTGTTCGCGACCCTGGACCCGACCGTCCGCCGCGCGGAGACGCCGAGTGGCCGGCTGTACACGCTGGCGGACACGGTCGGCTTCGTCCGCCATCTGCCGCACCACCTGGTCGAGGCGTTCCGCTCCACCATGGAGGAGGTCGGCGACTCCGACCTGATCCTGCACGTGGTGGACGGCTCGCATCCGAACCCCGAGGAGCAGCTCGCCGCCGTGCGCGAGGTGATCCGGGACGTCGGCGCCACCGACGTGCCCGAGATCGTCGTGATCAACAAGGCGGACGCGGCCGACCCGCTGGTCCTCCAGCGGCTGCTGCGTGTCGAGAAGCGCTCCCTCGCGGTCTCGGCCCGCACCGGCCAGGGCATCGAGGAACTGCTCACCCTGCTCGACCAGGAGCTGCCCCGCCCCGCGGTCGAGATCGAGGCCCTCGTGCCGTACACCCACGGCAAACTCGTCGCCCGCGCCCACGCCGAGGGCGAGGTCATCTCCGAGCAGCACACGGCGGAGGGCACCCTGCTCAAGGTTCGGGTGCACGAGGAACTGGCAGCGGACCTGGCACCGTATGTTCCGGTGTCAGCGGCCTGA
- a CDS encoding M1 family metallopeptidase yields MLLTPRSRRTPRISRHRKAALLASAVSVCLLAAAAPAEPLGIGDRLYPYLGNPGYDVASYDLSFTYPGRNDKPLDAVTTIDAWTTADLEHLNLDFTHGTVRSVEVDGRPADFAEAGEDLVVTPDHPLSEGSWTRITVRHTSDPVPTKDHDGGWVQTTDGLAMANQADAAHLVFPCNDHPSDKAMFTFHITAPNGYTAVANGLPAGADRVGKTTTWTYRTQHPMATELAQVSIGRSAVLHREGPHGLPMRDVVPSADAKALEPWLAKTPDQIAWMESKVGPYPFETYGVLMAQASTGFELETQTLSLFEKNLFTEPAYPQWYIESIMVHELSHQWFGDSVSPRAWSDVWLNEGHATWYEELYAEETAHRPMEDRMKAAYSASDSWREAGGPPARPKPPTPGQKIGIFRPNVYDGAALVLYALRQQIGRPAFERLERLWVRTHRDSTATTADFVRLASAVSGRDLRGFFQDWLYGEKTPPMPGHPDWKPTAPVKDAEPATSAGSRSAR; encoded by the coding sequence ATGCTGCTCACCCCTCGTTCCCGGCGCACCCCCCGGATCTCCCGGCACCGCAAGGCGGCCCTGCTCGCCTCCGCAGTCTCCGTCTGCCTCCTCGCCGCCGCGGCCCCGGCCGAGCCCCTGGGCATCGGCGACCGCCTCTACCCGTACCTGGGCAACCCCGGCTACGACGTGGCGTCGTACGACCTGTCCTTCACCTACCCCGGCCGGAACGACAAGCCGCTGGACGCCGTCACCACCATCGACGCCTGGACCACCGCCGACCTGGAGCACCTCAACCTCGACTTCACGCACGGCACCGTCCGCTCCGTCGAGGTCGACGGGCGCCCCGCGGACTTCGCCGAGGCCGGCGAGGACCTGGTCGTCACGCCCGACCACCCCCTGTCCGAGGGCAGCTGGACCCGGATCACCGTGCGGCACACCAGCGACCCCGTGCCCACCAAGGACCACGACGGCGGCTGGGTGCAGACCACCGACGGACTCGCCATGGCGAACCAGGCCGACGCCGCCCACCTGGTCTTCCCGTGCAACGACCACCCGTCCGACAAGGCGATGTTCACCTTCCACATCACCGCCCCGAACGGTTACACGGCCGTCGCCAACGGACTGCCCGCCGGAGCGGACCGGGTCGGAAAGACCACCACCTGGACCTACCGCACCCAGCACCCCATGGCCACCGAACTCGCCCAGGTCTCCATCGGCCGCTCCGCCGTGCTGCATCGCGAGGGACCGCACGGACTGCCGATGCGGGACGTCGTACCCAGCGCCGACGCCAAGGCCCTCGAACCATGGCTGGCAAAGACCCCCGACCAGATCGCCTGGATGGAGAGCAAGGTCGGCCCGTACCCCTTCGAGACGTACGGCGTGCTCATGGCGCAGGCCTCCACCGGGTTCGAGCTGGAGACCCAGACCCTCTCGCTCTTCGAGAAGAACCTGTTCACCGAGCCCGCCTATCCCCAGTGGTACATCGAGTCGATCATGGTGCACGAGCTGTCCCACCAGTGGTTCGGCGACAGCGTGAGCCCGCGCGCGTGGTCCGACGTCTGGCTCAACGAGGGGCACGCCACCTGGTACGAGGAGCTGTACGCCGAGGAGACCGCGCACCGGCCCATGGAGGACCGGATGAAGGCCGCCTACAGCGCCTCCGACAGCTGGCGCGAGGCCGGCGGCCCGCCCGCCCGGCCCAAGCCGCCCACGCCCGGCCAGAAGATCGGCATCTTCCGTCCGAACGTCTACGACGGCGCCGCGCTCGTGCTCTACGCCCTGCGCCAGCAGATCGGCCGCCCGGCCTTCGAACGGCTGGAGCGGCTCTGGGTCCGCACCCACCGGGACTCCACCGCCACCACCGCCGACTTCGTCCGGCTGGCCTCCGCGGTCTCCGGCCGCGACCTGAGGGGCTTCTTCCAGGACTGGCTGTACGGCGAGAAGACCCCGCCCATGCCCGGCCACCCGGACTGGAAGCCGACGGCACCGGTCAAGGACGCCGAACCCGCCACGTCCGCGGGGTCACGGAGCGCGCGATAA
- a CDS encoding RelA/SpoT family protein, whose translation MSAEATNPATPGPVAPAATAAATAPAVPRADRRKSRPRIDLRRLGRAALLGPAVRGKLPDAISHVVEAHRAHHPDADLDPLRRAYVLAESSHRGQMRKSGEPYITHPLAVTLILAELGAETTTLTASLLHDTVEDTDVTLDQVREQFGEEVRYLVDGVTKLEKVDYGAAAEPETFRKMLVATGSDVRVMSIKLADRLHNMRTLGVMRPEKQARIAKVTRDVLIPLAERLGVQALKTELEDLVFAILHPEEYEHTRELIAENAARRDDPLNEVADEMRGVLREAGIPAEVLIRPRHFVSVHRVARKRGRLRGADFGRLLVLVGEDADCYGVLGELHTCMTPVVSEFKDFIAVPKFNLYQSLHTAVARPDGQVVEVLIRTHQMHKVAEAGVVALGNPYAPASDTSASDTPASDAPADGERADPTRPGWLSRLLDWQQAAPDPDTFWSTLREDLAQDREITVFRPDGGTLGLPEGATCVDAAYAQYGEDAHACIGARVNGRLATLSTVLKDGDTVQLLMGQDPASEPSREWLEHAHTPAARIAIQRWLATHPGGATGTEEPSGPRTEPADTAACARPADSAPARSTARESTARQTTARDSSAEGTARSRDADVLADRPGAAVRLAGCCTPVPPDEITGFAVRGGVVTVHRVECATVAHMKSRGRAEIGVRWGNATEIRVTLVAESFGRPHLLADLTEAISSTGVDIVSATVEPPSQQRVRHTYTLQLPDAAHLPALMRAMRDVPGVYDVARAQHQGPAL comes from the coding sequence ATGAGTGCGGAGGCCACGAACCCTGCGACCCCTGGACCGGTAGCGCCCGCAGCGACCGCGGCGGCCACCGCCCCCGCGGTACCCCGGGCGGACCGCAGGAAGTCCCGGCCCCGGATCGACCTGCGCAGGCTCGGCCGGGCCGCGCTGCTCGGCCCCGCCGTCCGCGGCAAACTGCCCGACGCCATCAGCCATGTCGTGGAGGCGCACCGCGCCCACCATCCCGACGCCGACCTCGACCCGCTGCGCCGTGCCTACGTCCTCGCGGAGTCCTCGCACCGCGGCCAGATGCGCAAGAGCGGCGAGCCGTACATCACCCATCCGCTCGCCGTGACCCTGATTCTCGCCGAACTCGGCGCGGAGACCACCACGCTGACGGCTTCACTGCTTCACGACACCGTCGAGGACACCGACGTGACGCTCGATCAGGTGCGGGAACAGTTCGGCGAGGAGGTTCGTTATCTGGTCGACGGGGTGACGAAACTCGAAAAGGTCGACTACGGGGCAGCCGCCGAGCCCGAGACCTTCCGCAAGATGCTCGTCGCCACCGGCAGCGATGTGCGCGTGATGTCGATCAAGCTCGCCGACCGTCTGCACAACATGCGCACGCTCGGCGTGATGCGCCCCGAGAAGCAGGCGCGGATCGCCAAGGTCACCCGCGACGTCCTCATCCCGCTCGCCGAGCGCCTCGGTGTGCAGGCCCTGAAGACCGAGCTGGAGGACCTGGTCTTCGCGATCCTCCACCCCGAGGAGTACGAGCACACCAGAGAGCTCATCGCCGAGAACGCCGCCCGCCGGGACGACCCGCTCAATGAGGTCGCCGACGAGATGCGCGGGGTGCTGCGCGAGGCCGGCATTCCGGCCGAAGTCCTCATCCGCCCCCGGCACTTCGTCTCCGTCCACCGCGTGGCCCGCAAACGCGGCCGGCTGCGCGGCGCCGACTTCGGCCGCCTGCTCGTGCTCGTGGGCGAGGACGCCGACTGTTACGGAGTCCTCGGCGAACTGCACACCTGTATGACGCCGGTGGTCTCGGAGTTCAAGGACTTCATCGCCGTACCGAAGTTCAACCTGTACCAGTCGCTGCACACCGCCGTCGCCCGCCCCGACGGCCAGGTGGTCGAAGTCCTCATCCGCACCCACCAGATGCACAAGGTCGCCGAGGCCGGCGTCGTCGCGCTCGGCAACCCGTACGCCCCCGCCTCCGACACCTCCGCCTCCGACACCCCGGCCTCCGACGCCCCCGCCGACGGCGAGCGCGCCGACCCCACTCGCCCCGGCTGGCTCTCCCGGCTCCTCGACTGGCAACAGGCCGCTCCCGACCCCGACACCTTCTGGTCGACCCTGCGCGAGGACCTCGCCCAGGACCGCGAGATCACCGTCTTCCGCCCCGACGGCGGCACCCTCGGCCTGCCCGAGGGCGCCACCTGCGTCGACGCCGCCTACGCGCAGTACGGCGAGGACGCACACGCGTGCATCGGCGCCCGGGTCAACGGCCGCCTGGCCACCCTCAGCACTGTCCTGAAGGACGGCGACACCGTCCAGCTCCTCATGGGCCAGGACCCGGCCTCCGAGCCCTCCCGCGAGTGGCTGGAGCACGCCCACACCCCGGCCGCCCGCATCGCCATCCAGCGCTGGCTGGCCACCCACCCCGGCGGCGCCACCGGGACGGAGGAGCCCAGCGGTCCGCGCACCGAACCGGCCGACACCGCGGCCTGCGCCCGCCCCGCGGACAGCGCCCCCGCACGGAGCACGGCGCGGGAGAGCACAGCCAGGCAGACCACGGCCCGGGACAGCTCGGCGGAAGGCACCGCCCGCTCCCGGGACGCGGACGTCCTCGCGGACCGGCCCGGCGCCGCCGTGCGGCTGGCCGGCTGTTGCACCCCCGTACCGCCCGACGAGATCACCGGCTTCGCCGTACGCGGGGGAGTGGTGACCGTGCACCGCGTCGAGTGCGCCACGGTGGCGCACATGAAGAGCCGGGGGCGCGCGGAGATCGGCGTGCGCTGGGGGAATGCCACCGAGATCCGGGTCACGCTGGTCGCTGAATCGTTCGGCCGCCCCCATCTGCTCGCCGATCTCACCGAGGCGATCTCCTCCACCGGCGTCGACATCGTCTCGGCGACCGTGGAACCGCCCAGCCAGCAACGGGTACGGCACACGTACACCCTCCAGCTCCCCGACGCCGCCCACCTGCCGGCTCTGATGCGCGCCATGCGGGACGTGCCGGGCGTGTACGACGTGGCCCGCGCCCAGCACCAGGGCCCGGCCCTCTGA
- the dapF gene encoding diaminopimelate epimerase, which produces MSTPTRIPFLKGHGTENDFVIVPDPENALDLSPAAVAALCDRRAGIGGDGVLHVVRSAAHPEAQAMAAEAEWFMDYRNADGSVAEMCGNGVRVFARYLQHAGHVAEGDFAIATRAGVRSVHLAKDRDVTVGMGRALLPEGEVTVSVGEHSWPARNVNMGNPHAVAFVEDLGHAGRLLDPPPVSPAEAYPDGVNVEFVVDRGPRHVAMRVHERGSGETRSCGTGTCAVAVAAARRDGVDPAVTGTPATYTVDVPGGRLVITERPDGQIEMTGPAVIVAEGEIDGEWLENAVR; this is translated from the coding sequence ATGAGCACGCCCACGCGCATCCCCTTCCTCAAGGGGCACGGCACCGAGAACGACTTCGTGATCGTCCCGGACCCCGAGAACGCCCTCGACCTGTCCCCTGCCGCCGTCGCCGCCCTGTGCGACCGCCGGGCCGGCATCGGGGGTGACGGAGTGCTGCACGTGGTGCGGTCCGCGGCGCACCCGGAGGCGCAGGCGATGGCAGCCGAGGCCGAGTGGTTCATGGACTACCGCAACGCCGACGGCTCGGTCGCCGAGATGTGCGGCAACGGTGTTCGTGTGTTCGCGCGCTACCTCCAGCACGCCGGACATGTGGCCGAGGGAGACTTCGCGATCGCCACGCGCGCGGGCGTGCGCTCCGTCCACCTCGCGAAGGACAGGGACGTCACCGTCGGCATGGGCCGGGCGCTCCTCCCCGAGGGTGAGGTCACGGTGTCCGTCGGCGAGCACAGCTGGCCCGCGCGGAACGTGAACATGGGCAATCCGCACGCCGTTGCCTTCGTCGAGGACCTCGGGCACGCGGGCCGGCTGCTCGACCCGCCCCCGGTCAGCCCGGCCGAGGCCTACCCGGACGGCGTGAACGTCGAGTTCGTGGTCGACCGCGGCCCCCGCCACGTCGCCATGCGCGTGCACGAGCGCGGCTCCGGCGAGACCCGCTCGTGCGGCACGGGCACGTGTGCCGTCGCCGTGGCCGCCGCCCGGCGCGACGGCGTCGACCCCGCCGTGACCGGCACCCCGGCCACGTACACCGTGGACGTGCCCGGCGGACGCCTGGTCATCACCGAGCGGCCCGACGGCCAGATCGAGATGACGGGACCCGCCGTGATCGTCGCCGAGGGCGAGATCGACGGCGAATGGCTGGAAAACGCCGTCCGCTGA
- the miaA gene encoding tRNA (adenosine(37)-N6)-dimethylallyltransferase MiaA encodes MSSALPTPRVIAVVGPTAAGKSDLGVFLAQQLGGEVVNADSMQLYRGMDIGTAKLTPEERGGVPHHLLDIWDVTVTASVAEYQKLARARIDALLAEGRWPILVGGSGLYVRGAVDNLEFPGTDPEVRARLEAELALRGSGALHARLAAADPEAARAILPSNGRRIVRALEVIEITGRPFTANLPGHDSVYDTVQIGVDVARPELDDRIARRVDRMWDAGLVDEVRALEAQGLREGRTASRALGYQQVLAALAGECTDAEARAETVRATKRFARRQDSWFRRDPRVHWLSGAAADRGELPHRALALVERPVTA; translated from the coding sequence GTGAGCAGTGCACTCCCCACCCCCCGCGTCATCGCCGTCGTTGGACCCACCGCGGCCGGAAAATCCGATCTCGGCGTCTTCCTGGCCCAGCAGCTCGGCGGCGAGGTCGTCAACGCCGACTCCATGCAGCTGTACCGGGGGATGGACATCGGCACCGCCAAACTGACGCCCGAGGAACGCGGCGGCGTCCCGCATCACCTGCTCGACATCTGGGACGTCACGGTCACCGCCTCCGTCGCCGAGTACCAGAAGCTCGCCCGCGCCCGGATCGACGCCCTGCTCGCCGAGGGCCGCTGGCCGATCCTGGTCGGCGGTTCCGGCCTGTACGTCCGCGGGGCCGTGGACAACCTGGAGTTCCCCGGCACCGACCCCGAGGTCCGGGCCCGGCTGGAGGCGGAGCTGGCCCTGCGCGGCTCGGGCGCCCTGCACGCCCGGCTGGCCGCCGCCGACCCCGAGGCGGCCCGCGCGATCCTGCCCAGCAACGGCCGCCGTATCGTCCGGGCGCTGGAGGTGATCGAGATCACGGGCCGGCCCTTCACCGCGAACCTGCCCGGGCACGACTCGGTCTACGACACGGTCCAGATCGGCGTCGACGTAGCTCGTCCAGAACTGGACGACCGGATCGCGCGCCGCGTCGACCGGATGTGGGACGCCGGCCTCGTGGACGAGGTGCGCGCACTGGAGGCGCAGGGCTTGCGCGAGGGGCGCACGGCGTCGCGCGCGCTGGGCTACCAGCAGGTGCTCGCGGCGCTCGCCGGGGAGTGCACGGACGCGGAGGCCAGGGCCGAGACCGTACGCGCGACCAAGCGCTTCGCGCGCCGTCAGGATTCATGGTTCAGGCGGGATCCCCGGGTGCACTGGTTGAGTGGGGCCGCGGCCGACCGCGGGGAACTTCCGCACCGGGCGCTGGCGTTGGTCGAACGACCGGTTACAGCCTGA
- a CDS encoding antitoxin, whose product MGLLDNMKAKLGPAKDKVSDLARQHGDKVQHGIDKAAKAVDERTKGKYSDKIHAGTGKAKEAMDRLAHKEGSGPDTPAADPATPVRPEEPPSAS is encoded by the coding sequence ATGGGTCTGTTGGACAACATGAAGGCCAAGCTGGGCCCGGCCAAGGACAAGGTGTCGGACCTCGCGCGGCAGCACGGGGACAAGGTCCAGCACGGCATCGACAAGGCCGCGAAGGCCGTCGATGAGCGGACCAAGGGCAAGTACAGCGACAAGATCCATGCGGGTACCGGCAAGGCCAAGGAGGCGATGGACCGCCTCGCGCACAAGGAGGGCAGCGGCCCGGACACGCCCGCCGCGGACCCGGCGACGCCCGTCCGGCCGGAGGAGCCGCCGTCGGCTTCCTGA
- a CDS encoding class III extradiol dioxygenase subunit B-like domain-containing protein yields the protein MLVAAAVCPCPPLLVPEVAAGAAPEMDAARSACADALGVLAAARPDLLVVVGPAEQTGRGPFPQGTPGSFRGFGVDVEVRLGPATDTVPPRALPPSLAVAAWLLGRTGWADAPIEGLGVGEPLEPERCVDTGREIGARAGRVALLVMGDASACRTLKAPGYLDERAAPFDAEVARALGAADVAAVKALDAELAYELKASGRAPWQVLAGAAEGTDLTGALLYEDAPYGVGYVVATWS from the coding sequence ATGCTTGTCGCCGCCGCAGTCTGTCCCTGCCCTCCACTGCTCGTCCCCGAGGTCGCCGCGGGCGCCGCTCCCGAGATGGACGCCGCGCGCTCGGCCTGTGCCGACGCGCTCGGTGTGCTCGCCGCCGCCCGCCCGGACCTCCTGGTGGTCGTCGGGCCCGCCGAGCAGACCGGACGCGGGCCGTTTCCGCAGGGCACTCCGGGTTCCTTCCGCGGCTTCGGCGTCGACGTGGAGGTACGGCTGGGCCCGGCCACGGACACCGTCCCCCCGCGCGCATTGCCGCCCTCGCTGGCCGTCGCCGCCTGGCTGCTCGGGCGGACCGGCTGGGCGGACGCCCCGATCGAGGGGCTCGGCGTCGGGGAGCCCCTGGAGCCCGAGCGCTGCGTCGACACCGGCCGGGAGATCGGCGCACGGGCCGGCCGGGTGGCCCTGCTGGTGATGGGAGATGCCAGCGCGTGCCGCACGCTCAAGGCGCCGGGGTACCTGGACGAGCGGGCGGCCCCCTTCGACGCCGAGGTCGCGCGGGCGCTGGGCGCGGCGGACGTGGCCGCCGTGAAGGCGCTGGACGCCGAGCTGGCGTACGAACTGAAGGCCTCCGGCCGCGCCCCCTGGCAGGTCCTGGCAGGCGCCGCCGAGGGCACAGACCTCACCGGCGCGCTGCTGTACGAGGACGCGCCGTACGGCGTCGGGTACGTGGTCGCCACCTGGTCGTAG